Part of the Paroedura picta isolate Pp20150507F chromosome 3, Ppicta_v3.0, whole genome shotgun sequence genome is shown below.
CTGTGCCATCTTCAccggcagtcttcaggcaaaggctggatacacacttttcttggatgctttaggatgctttgggctgatcctgctttgagaagggggttggactagatggcctgtatggccccttccaactctatgatcttgGAAATGAAAATAAGACCCTGTTTACGGAGGGTTTGTAATTGCCTAAGGACATAGCCAATGCATTtaagctgtggtccccaacctttttatccccggggaccactcaacgccttttactgaggcccggtggggggggggggtagtttactcctctactctcaaccactgccctaacgctctctgatcgctatggtaatgtttaaacatcccttcaaaataagacacaccacaacaatgaacataaggaacattttattttcatggaaattttaacttgagaaggcatccttcggggcccacctccaattagtcgaaggaccacatgtggtccgcagcccacaggttggggatcgctacatttaAGGATTCAATGGAGGATGAGACAACCCTTGGGCCATCCCACGAAACATTCTAGCCCACTgcaattccccccaccctccctggttCTCACCCCACAGCTTGCAACCTTAGGGGGGTAGTACAGCCTTTCCCTATTCCTCCCAAACATCCGCAAACTCCGAAACCAGAGTCGTCCGCCTTATGTTCCCCACCCAGGATTCCTGCACCAGCCTCTTCCAAATGTCCCTGTGTAAGCAGGAGCATCTTTCAGGCGCAAAATCTTTTATTTTCACTACCCGCCCTTAATAAACTCTGGAAACGTAAATTGAGGCGGGCAGCCGTGGTTTATCCATGGCACGCTTCCTCAGCCAATGGGacaggaatcctagaatcatagagttggaaggggccatacaggccatctagtccaaccccctcctcaacgcaggattagccctaaccatcctagaatcatagagttggaaggggccatacaggccatctagtccaaccccctcctcaacacaggattagccctaagcatcctagaatcatagagttggaaggggccatacaggccatctagtccaaccccctcctcaacgcaggattagccctaagcatcctagaatcatagagttggaaggggccatacaggccatctagtccaaccccctcctcaacgcaggattagccctaaccatcctagaatcatagagttggaaggggccatacaggccatttagtccaaccccctgctcaacgcaggattagccctaaccatcctagaatcatagagttggaaggggccatacaggccatctagtccaaccccctcctcaacgcaggattagccctaaccatcctagaatcatagagttggaaggggccatacaggccatctaatccaaccccctcctcaacgcaggatcagccctaagcatcctaaagcatccaagaaaagtgtcctCATAAGAGGACAGGTATAAGGagaagagtaaattagtagtaaaattAGTAGTAAAATGGGCAAAGTGAACACAGGCGACCTTCCCACCGTGCGGTGACACTCATACCAAGGACCTCCCCGCCCCCTCTTTGAAAGTGGTCTGTCActggtgaccaaactgtggctctttatagtccatggactccaattcccttgagcccctacCGCATGTGCAGCTCCAGGCTTGGCGCTGCAGCTTGCAGGAttctctggcaagggctcatgggaattgcagtccacggacctctggagagccagtttggtcaccccGTTTCCAAGCTTGGAGCTGCGCCTCTGGCTCCGGACTCTGGCATCGGAAGGGGACGGACTGCGCCCCATCTTAGTGCCACCTCCTTTTTGCACGAAAGGCGCCTTTCCCCGCTTTGCACCGCTTTCCATGCGGCGGGGGAAGCTTCCCTTTTTGCACCAGTTTGCACCAGTCCCAGAGTCCTTCCCACGAGCCAGGGCTCACCCACGCGTTGCCAAGCCGGCCGAGGGCAGCAGAGCCTTGCAGAGAGGGCGGGCCTTTCCGACGGGGGCGGTCCCGGCCGGCCGGGCTTGGCCTGGGCGGCGTTTCCCGCTCGCCATGGCGGAGGTCTTGGAGTTCCGCGTCCCGAGCGGCCCCGGCCGGACCCTCCTCGTCTTGGGGCTGGAGACAGACGCCACGGAGGCAAGGCACCCACCGGCCCCGGGGTTGGgactcttcctccctgcccttccctTGTCCCCGCGGGTGGGGCTCTTTCCAGGGGGCAGCCTGCAGAAATCTCCCCGATGATGATGATTTGCTATTGTTGCAGAAATCTCCATGATGAAGCTGTTTATTTGCTAttggtgttgttgttgctgcCCTGTATATTCTTAGCCGTACTTattgcttagtgcaggggtagtcaaactgcggccctccagatgtccatggagcccCTGGCTTAATGACTTCTGCACCTCGAATTTCCCCTCCTGGCAACAACTCTCAACTTGTAGCCTTTCTCACCTTATTTTTAATTGTTGGGTAACTCCTAGAATAATTCTGCAGGCTTCGAGAAATTCAAACaggggcacgatcgtgcagaatatgcttgggaagcgtagctgtgtacacgcccacctgggacccccttcccttcccaccccctgcaggccccttACTGGCCGTTTTggaagagggtgggtgggttgatgtgtgcatatctggtcatatcacctgataaacatttaacaaattaaaagatatatataaaattaattaactcctagcatttgggtaacccttccagggccatcaagaaacctgaaaccctggatgagaaagcctgcactaccTATATAATTGTTGGTGGAGACTGTTTTagcgtatctgaagaagtatgcatgagCGCTGAGTATATCACTCAGGTCTCACATATATCCTGAATTAAACTTTTGTTGgccgtaaaggtgccactggactcaaactctgtaaAATCTCCATTTTACTATTGTGTTGGGAGTCATGGCCTATTtgatgaattgtcaaaggctgtGGGACTGTTCTGgtcattttagtccctgatgtttagccaataactgtggctggcatcttcagaggaagaacgcggcaagatgggaatctctccctgCCAAAGTGTGGTGGGTGTAAACAGTTgctggacattttatttatttcgtatatgtgtttttatatgtgtgtgtttaatgtATCACGTTCCTGTCTTCTCCTGGAAGTCTCCAAGAGATGGATTTGTACTAAGAAGCACTTTCCCCCAAGTCTGagtagagttcattagcaagttaGGAAAAAGACTTCTTAATGGATTTGCTAATGAACTCTAACTAGATTCTTGGGGAATTCATGAAGATTTGGACACAGagcgtatggggggggggattcaagaaAAGGTTTCATGTTCAGCTACTCTGCCCTTCAAACTTAAGTGAGGCAGTTCCCGGTAGGCCGCTGACTTGAAGGGGGTCCTTTGGGCTGCACTCTCCCTGGGGCCTCCCAGTGTACCCCTGCAGGCTTGGTGGTCTTCTGGCAATCTCACTGGCATGCCTCCTCCTTGCCTTTCCTAAGAGAGCCCACTGCTTGCTTGTCTTTCCTTCCAGCACGCGCTGTATTTAGCGTTTTCTGCCTTTGGGCCTCTCTACTCTGTCCGGCTTCACAGAAATGCTGCAGTTGCCGGTCCCGGCTACTACGCCCTTGTGAAGTACTACTCCGCTAGAGATGCCAGAAGAGCACAACTCGCGTGCGACCGACAGCCGTTGTTTCAGAAATCTGCGTTGAAGGTAGTCCACCACATAGGATCAAGACTAGTCCGGGGTTGGTGGTGGTTATGCATCAGTGAGGCTAGGAAGGGCTATTTCCCATCCATTCCCAAGTGATCGTattagagaagagctgggtttttatactccactattcactattcccttggactgcaaggcgaacaaactggtcagtcctagaggagatcagccctgactgctccttagaaggccagatcctgaagatgaaactccaatactttggccacctcatgagaaggaaggactccctggagaagagcctaatgctgggagcgatcgagggcaaaagaagaagggggcgacagagaatgaggtggctggatggagtcactgaagcagtaggtgcaaacttaaatggactccggggaatggtagaggacaggaaggcctggaggatcattgtccatggggtcgcgatgggtcagacatgactttgcacccaacaacaacaacaattcattaccaggaggagtctcaaagcaacttaaaaacacttcctctccccactccagaTGCCAAGTGATGTAcgtgagctctaagagaactgtcacccatctggctgcatgtggagaaaggggAGACATTATAGCACAATAGCAGTTAATGATTTTTGATtccataaagaagaagagctgttttttttttttttggtaccctgctttttactacttgaagcagtgccttataattgcctacccttcctttccgcacaatggacaccctgtaaAATAGATGAGGGTGATCTGCAAGCACCGGGACTGGCCAAAGgtttcccagctggctgcgtgtagaggaggagtaaggaaatcaaacctggttcaccagactGGCTGTCTCTCTCTGGCACTGAGGCAGGGGAAATGGTGGCCAAAGAGATGGAAAATTGTTGTAGATTGTGGGCAGGGCTAGTTGACTAAAtgaggaacctccatgttcatggGCAACCATCTCTGAATACAGGGCGATGGGGTTGAACTAGGAAATGTGTGTCACCCCCTTGCCAGGTTCTAAACATGGTCAGAGCTCAGCTCTTTCTGTCGCCCCTCCCCAGAAGCAATCAGAATCTGCTTGCTTCAATTCATGCAACTCATTCAATATACTGATGGCTTTCTTTGTGTGTCTGTCCCCAGGTGTGCCTCTGTACcagacagaggtcctttctgcAGCAGAACTTGGCTTTGAACAGTTCCAAATGCCAGGAGTTGGCCAACCACTACCTCGGCTTCAACGGCTGGTCCAGTCGCATTGTCACGGTAAGGACCAGGGTCTCTGGTCTCCATCTCAGGCCGCTTTGACTTGTGAGGGAAAGTTGAGGAATGGCCCCAAAGTCTGTCTAGTGTTGACAGTGTCCCTGAAGAGTCCTTTGGGACTTCCCGGCCTGTGAGAGGCCATGGATCCATTTTGTCTGgtcacctttctttctttctttctttctttctttctttctttctttctttctttctttctttctttctttctttctttctttctttctttctttctttctttctttctttctttctttctttctttctttctttctttcattcattcattttcattcattctttctttctttctttctttctttctttctctctttctctctttctctctttctttctctctctctctctctctctttctctctttctctctctctctctctctctctctctctctttctctctttctctctttctttctctctctctctctctctctctctctctctctctctctctctctctctctctctctctctctctttctctctttctctctctctctcactcactcactcactcactcactcactcactcactcactcactcactcactcattcctgccactcccgagactggctcatggcgggctaCAGAAcgtccaataaaaccccaaataaaaaCCCATCAAAAACAGACAACAAAATCGTAACAGAGCTGGAACAACCTGAGGTAATTCCACAGTGCAATCCAACAGCCTTACTTTCCCGCCTTGGTTCAGGGGGTGATTTTTCACTTTGTGATGGGCTAAGAAGCAGCAAGAAACCTCCCAGTCTGAAGTACAAAGCAAAGCTCCCTTCTCCACTATCACCTTCCCTGGGAAGAGACTTGAGGGCAGCGTAGGTTCTTTCTATAGGtttgaaggttttttaaaaaataagccgcATAGAAACTTTTCCCCAGTATCTCTGACCCTCCATGTTTCCCTGTTATGCTGGTCAAGccaattacaaagatgatctgactccagtggtaacaagagaaagaaattttacttccaAAAATAAGAGCGCCTCTTGCATGACGTATTCGTGCAGGGGCATTTATATTCCAggtgcatttagaagaagaagaagaagaagagttggttcttatatgccgcttttccctacccgaaggaggctcaaagcggcttacagtcgccttccctttactctccccacaacagacaccctgtggggtgggtgaggctgagagagccctgatatcactgctcggtcagaacagttttatcagtgccgtggccagcccaaggtcacccagctggttgcatgtgggggagcgcagaatcgaacccggcatgccagattagaagtccgcactcctaaccactacaccaaactggctctttaactCGCACTTCGTTTGAAGTTaaggaacagattaacttcagaaAAGTTGACCTGCTGGTGGCTACAGCTCCGTGCCCAGCTAAGAGAGAAGAAGGGATAAGATAAAACACAGCAGGCAAGCAAGGGCCAAAGAGGCTTGGTATCTCACCAAtaagagggtggtatataaatttaataaataataatatggacagtaccaaaaggtaCCTCGAGATTACTGGGAGGGAAGCTGTGATTGGATGGATGGAGGCCGCTGGAGTGTTACTTCCCTTTCCCTGTGTCGCTCTTCCCCGTCCCAACAAGAACAGCTCCAGGATATCTCAGGCTTCGAAGGGGAGGAAAACGACGAGGAAGACGCAAGGGGCTCAACGGGGAGCCAGCGCTGCAAGTATCTGTGTGTCCGAGAATTAACTATCCCGCAGCACGGCATCTGTGTCAGAGGGCTTGGAGTGGCCGAGGTTCCTGTCGATCCCGGCGAAGGTAACCGTTTGTGTGTGTACAAGGTGAGGGGTGGAAATGAATGGGTGCGGGAGAGCACCTTCCGTCTGCAGTGACTCCAAggaggttttcaaggcgagaaaCGTTCGGAGGGGGCTGATGTTGCCTGTCTCAGCGTCGCAACCCCGGACCTCTTCGCTGGTCCCCTTGTCCAAAGACTAACCaaggcccaaccctgcttagtttctgtgaTCTGAGAAAATCGGGCGAGCCTGAGCCATGCAGGCCAAGGGCAGAAAGCATTCAGACAGAacgggagctgtgaattatttatttttaatatttctgtTCATCCCAGGAGTGTGTGTGATTAACCgtagggctcagggcggtttacatacaacatcataaggGGGTACATGGAACGAGTTAACACACAACATAggcaatatacaacaataacagccCAGCAGAGTTTCTAAACAACAACATCAGTGGTCCCAagaataacaacataacaagcttaAACTCCCTaaagaggtcaggctgcttcaggccatggaggggatgtcagaggtgggggggggggggtggacctgTGGTcgatctcaggcaaatgcctggtggaggggaATTGGTTTGGTtagagctggggtggccaaaccgtggctctccagaggcccatggactacagttcccatgaacccctaggccagcagtaggggctcatggtcatggtagtctgtggacatctggagagccacatggcTACCCTTGGCCTAGAGCAGCCTTCTCCATCCtctttaccaggggtagtcaaactgcggccctccagatgtccatggactacaattcccacgagcccctgccagcattcgctggcagggggctcctgggaactgtagtccatgaacatctggagggccgcagtttgactacccctgctctttactgttgagaaatattCTGCGGGCTTCAAGAACCCCCGGAAGGGATGCCagcaggccacgcctccctggTATGCCTCAGAAGTCACGTTTATGACTGGCCCCCCTCCAGGACTCTGTGTGGCCATATAGGGGGGCTTGAAACAGAGATCTCAGCCCAGTTCTCCACAGTCTTAATCCAACCCTTGGTCTATGAGCCCCGCACTGTATGATCCCTCTGAATCAGAACCCTGCGGCGAAAGTGACTCCTTGGCAGACTGCAGGACAGACCAGTCTACCAGGGGACCATTTCTGTTGGCCAGATCTGGCTTTGCCTCAAAATCTGTGTTCTTAAAACCTTTAGGGATCAGTCAGACCCAGAATCACACTGGGCTGGAAGAGACGGCCATCCAGGCCAGCCCCCGactttctcagggacttaaaaaaaacagacattcTTGATAGGTGCTCAGCCAATCTTAAATACTTCCATTGGAGGAGAGTCCCCCACCCTCCGAGGTAGCATGTTCCATGTACGAACAGACCTCACCGTCAGAAAACGCTTCCTGATATTTCAGCGGAACCTTCTCTCccgtaatttgaatccattgggaaacgaggttccacttaaatattagaaactGCTTTTAGCCCCGACTGGACTCTGGCACATAGATCTCTCTAGCAATACTCTGGGATATTTGCTGGACAGGGGCCTCCGGAAACAGTTCCTCGCAGTTAgagtgcttcctcagtggaacaggtttcctctggaaggggtgggttctccttccttggcagtttttaagcagaggctggataactatctgacggagaggctgattctgtgaacttcagcggattgtgagtgggtgggcaggaagggattgtgttgttgcttggctcttgtggccctttcttattgGTCCAGGATAATGCCAATCActgctttggggttgggaggcaagtttcctccaggcaagactggcaagggattctgggttttttttttgggggggggggtttggcacagaggcatcctctgggcatggaattggggtcacagtgggtgagcaggtagttgtgaatttcctgcattctgcagggggttggactagatggccccagaGGAACCTTCCAAGTCTCTGAATCTACGATTTTAtgttctctttttccccccagggttccTCACAGCCATGCGCAGTGCTCAGAAGCTCGCAGTCCTGAAAGCTCTATCAGAGGCATTTCAGAAGATTCTCCTCGTAGTTCTAGGTAAAGCTTATTTTATCGATTTTCTCATCGAGTCCCACTGGTCTCCCATCCTGTGGAACCACTTGGGGTCTGCTTAGCTTCAGCATGGCTGATCCTGTagggcagcggtggccaaactgtgactctccatatgtccatggacgacaattcccacaagcccctgcctgcaggggcttgtgggaattgtagtccatggacctctggggagCTATAGATTGACCAGCTTTTTTGAATTatttgaattattttaaaaaccaaaaccctTGGCCTTCTTTCCTTGCTCGATTCAGAAAACGGGAAGGTGGCTGTGGAGTACGTCTCCTCGCAAGAGGACCTTGTTGACTGTTTAGCAGAAGAAGAACTTAAGGGGCTCCTCCAGGTAAGCCGAAACACAAGAGGGCGAATTCACGCAGACTGGGATGACTTTGGTCTAGCTTGCTCAGCTCTTGGAGGGCTTGTTTCCATACTGGGAACTTTGCcgccccagctcctgtacaggagcacaaatccaaggcggacgaggtgcaccgggccaaatactcccccgtgtgggagcaggaagagggcaggcagcctgccccggctcaaactccaccctgcagcctggcacggagcctctagtgcagaaacagttatTGAGAGAATGCCAAGCAAAACAAAGCCAACGATGGCTAATGATCGAACGTCTGTATTTAGCGAGAGGCGCTGCAGTGAAGCAGCAGGGGGCGACCATCTCCATTTCCTTTTAGAGGCATCTAACTGCCAGATTAGAGGGGCCTGTGGCTGCATCCAGCAAGGACCCATCTGTTTCTTTCAACTAGTAGTGTGGCTTTTGTGCTCTTGGAGGCACAGCCAGGGTGGGATGAGAGAGAGCCAAGGGAAGGAGGTTCTCTTAGTTCTTCAGACAACCAGGCTGGCCTTTTCCAGAGTCTCGATTCTAGGGCAGAGAAGCAAGACGGGCGTGCAGCCTCCGAAGCCACCTCGCCCTTCTTTCAGAAGTTGGAACGTCGGAAATGGAGCTCTCGGTGACACCTGAGCCACCCCAGGTGGGCCTAGAGCCACACACGcacctttccttctcctcctagGTGACCGACTTGCCCTTCTTGCAGCTGAATCCTGACGGAGAGGAGGAGATCTTGTCTGACTTCAGCATGGAAGGAGACTAGCAGCTGGGTCCTTGATAAGAGCAGCCTTCTAAGAGAACTTCCCGGGCCGGAAGCCGATTCCATTTTGCGTTCCTAAAATTTGCACCTGAATCTGCGGAAACAACACCTCCCTGGCTGAAGGTTTAAACTCTACCGTAATGACCTGCTGATGTTTGAGTCGTGTACAGGGAGTGGTTCATTATTACACACCTTTCCCTTTTTATAATATATTtgtcaataaaaaaataattgcgCACATGTGTTTTCATCCCAAGGGCATTGCTGTCTCTCAGCAAACAGGATGTAAGCCTACTTTCCACGCCAGCTCAGTAAAAGGCAGTGGGTAAATCATTTTTTCAAGGCAGTCTCTCCTCGCCCCATCCCAGTTTTTATCTTTATTGTCATTtaagttaggggtagtcaacctgtggtcctccagatgttcatggactacaattcccatgagcccctgccagcaacctacATCCTGAGCCAGACTACAAGTATTGTTATTTATATGAAACTAAACACGTATATagccttttaaaatattcagACCTCTTTACGTACAGGATCTTGGTAcagagttgccatctctgggtagggaaattcctgaagattgggggggggggcagagcctgggttagggcagggtgtggggagggggagagaggtcaCCAAGATGTAATGCTATAGCGTCCACcgtccaaagaagccattttatttggggggaatgatctctgttgcctggaaataaaTTGTAGTTCTAGATCTCCAGCccatacctggaagttggcaagcctatcaATTGGTTCTTAAAAGCCACGCTGTGAATTTTTATTCCTTGACTGAGTTTGatcaagaaaaaaacaaacaggcaaGCATGCAGTTATATTCACAATCTATTAATCTGGCATTCGACAAACAAAAAATCCAGGTACAAAGGACCCCGTTTTAGCTGCAGGCTAAGTGCATTTtgtcccctgctccccccccccccccccccgcagaagaaaaaaaagtattTGGGACGTCCCTGTCTCCACTAGAAAGTTTCAgatgagttggtctgaagcagcagatcaaactttgagtccaggagGGGCATCTTGGAGATCAGCAGTGTCTTTCTCAGTAtacgctttcatgtgcaggcacagttCTACCAGGAATAAAATTTTACCGCTCTTCAAGATCCCCCCAGCGTGCTCAAACTCTGTCCTTTCAGAAAGCGACCGCTAGGTGGCAGCAAATCCACCGTTTTACCGAAATGAAAGCGAAAGCAAGAAAAGAAAGCCCGGACGCCCATTGGACGTGGCCGCAGCTACTCTCGTCCAATTAGCAACGCCAGGAGTGAGAACCGTCGTCTGTGCTCATTAGACTTCAATC
Proteins encoded:
- the RDM1 gene encoding RAD52 motif-containing protein 1 isoform X1; this encodes MAEVLEFRVPSGPGRTLLVLGLETDATEHALYLAFSAFGPLYSVRLHRNAAVAGPGYYALVKYYSARDARRAQLACDRQPLFQKSALKVCLCTRQRSFLQQNLALNSSKCQELANHYLGFNGWSSRIVTLQDISGFEGEENDEEDARGSTGSQRCKYLCVRELTIPQHGICVRGLGVAEVPVDPGEGFLTAMRSAQKLAVLKALSEAFQKILLVVLENGKVAVEYVSSQEDLVDCLAEEELKGLLQVTDLPFLQLNPDGEEEILSDFSMEGD
- the RDM1 gene encoding RAD52 motif-containing protein 1 isoform X2, encoding MAEVLEFRVPSGPGRTLLVLGLETDATEVCLCTRQRSFLQQNLALNSSKCQELANHYLGFNGWSSRIVTLQDISGFEGEENDEEDARGSTGSQRCKYLCVRELTIPQHGICVRGLGVAEVPVDPGEGFLTAMRSAQKLAVLKALSEAFQKILLVVLENGKVAVEYVSSQEDLVDCLAEEELKGLLQVTDLPFLQLNPDGEEEILSDFSMEGD